In bacterium, a single window of DNA contains:
- a CDS encoding HEAT repeat domain-containing protein, whose amino-acid sequence MKCLYCGKNNCPENWTFCNECGVNIKEYIKATDFINKGLELEKNLEYAKAAEEYRHALKLKVPTDKILVNLERVVAKEETIIREMELGTELLRQKKWAKAIRMYEKILKNAPSFEKDILPNLMEARAMHGKKVKKMSILLSIIAIILAVGTTFLYKWMHCPTQEALRTLKKSVLSNDILEKQEALDIIGRLQDNRLLPLVRESLKNNNPVIRATAARVLGELKDTTSISISLLKECLHDKDWQVSIEAAKSLALVGNAAGIEFLKKSLK is encoded by the coding sequence ATGAAATGTTTATATTGTGGGAAAAATAATTGCCCCGAGAACTGGACATTTTGTAATGAATGTGGAGTTAACATAAAAGAATATATAAAAGCAACCGACTTTATTAATAAAGGATTAGAATTAGAAAAAAATCTGGAATACGCTAAAGCGGCGGAAGAATATCGTCATGCACTTAAACTTAAAGTTCCTACAGATAAAATATTAGTAAACCTTGAACGAGTTGTCGCAAAAGAAGAAACAATAATAAGAGAAATGGAATTGGGGACAGAATTATTAAGACAGAAAAAATGGGCGAAAGCCATAAGAATGTACGAAAAAATCCTTAAAAATGCCCCTTCTTTTGAAAAAGATATATTGCCAAACTTAATGGAAGCACGGGCTATGCACGGCAAAAAAGTAAAAAAAATGTCTATTTTGCTTTCGATCATAGCCATTATCCTTGCTGTAGGTACTACTTTTCTTTATAAATGGATGCACTGCCCCACTCAAGAAGCACTGCGAACATTAAAAAAGAGCGTTCTTTCAAACGATATTCTTGAAAAACAAGAAGCTCTGGATATAATAGGAAGATTGCAAGATAATAGATTGCTCCCTCTTGTCAGAGAATCACTAAAAAATAATAATCCAGTCATACGGGCTACTGCAGCAAGAGTTCTGGGAGAACTAAAAGATACCACTTCCATATCTATCTCTCTCTTAAAAGAATGTCTGCACGATAAAGACTGGCAAGTTAGCATTGAAGCGGCAAAATCCTTGGCATTAGTCGGAAATGCGGCAGGTATAGAATTCCTAAAAAAATCTTTGAAATAA
- a CDS encoding HEAT repeat domain-containing protein: MITFILFMLLGADDSVKTKIPIPNPNKVVSTDNSKILLDEQQIEDTKKTYRIDKGLTEIPAGDLKKKDYAIEAALEKFGGSQEERIRLERSDLDIKFRKVAPSQASLPSLKELPEKMVRKFEKVPDKKDTVNIPIKTLEKLLIAQGEEIPLDIGLMSLADSAQRAKSIKFLAINTLTEIKEPGIMDILRTTVEKGSEEEKLAAAEVLAKRGDTLGLKTLTKELKREELEPRVEAIKSIGKVKNPTSIPVLQELLSDKESVISIEAAFALAGAKDKKGIAEVHKLLNSGNTDIKLRAAYELANIGDTASIPVLKTALNHSSSKIRYKAARALGETGDKSMVPVLNKLMKEDSDYKVRLAASESILRLQKEGQKEALK, translated from the coding sequence ATGATAACATTCATTCTTTTTATGTTGTTAGGGGCGGATGACAGCGTTAAAACCAAGATACCTATTCCCAACCCGAATAAGGTAGTTTCTACCGATAACAGCAAAATTCTCTTGGACGAGCAACAAATTGAAGACACGAAAAAAACATACCGTATAGATAAAGGATTAACAGAAATCCCTGCCGGTGATCTAAAGAAAAAAGATTACGCCATAGAAGCTGCATTGGAAAAATTTGGTGGTTCACAGGAAGAACGAATCAGGCTTGAGAGGTCGGATTTAGACATAAAATTCCGTAAAGTTGCGCCATCTCAAGCATCTTTGCCCTCTCTTAAAGAATTGCCGGAGAAAATGGTACGTAAATTTGAAAAAGTTCCTGACAAAAAAGATACTGTTAATATTCCAATAAAAACATTAGAAAAACTTTTAATTGCACAGGGTGAAGAGATACCTCTTGATATAGGGCTTATGAGTCTTGCTGATTCGGCACAAAGAGCAAAAAGTATAAAATTTCTTGCTATAAATACTTTAACGGAAATTAAAGAACCGGGTATAATGGATATATTGAGAACAACGGTGGAAAAAGGCTCTGAGGAAGAAAAACTTGCCGCCGCAGAAGTTCTTGCCAAGAGAGGAGATACGCTCGGTCTTAAAACTTTAACAAAAGAACTAAAAAGAGAAGAGCTTGAACCACGCGTGGAAGCTATAAAATCAATAGGTAAAGTGAAGAATCCAACTTCTATCCCGGTCTTGCAGGAATTACTATCGGACAAAGAAAGTGTTATAAGTATAGAAGCCGCCTTCGCCCTTGCCGGAGCTAAAGACAAAAAAGGTATCGCTGAAGTACATAAATTACTGAACTCCGGGAATACTGACATAAAACTTAGAGCTGCTTACGAGTTAGCAAACATAGGCGATACAGCATCTATCCCTGTGCTTAAGACCGCATTGAATCACTCCAGTTCTAAGATTAGATATAAAGCAGCAAGGGCGCTTGGAGAGACCGGAGATAAATCAATGGTCCCTGTCCTAAACAAACTGATGAAAGAAGATAGCGATTACAAAGTACGACTTGCCGCTTCTGAAAGTATTTTACGATTACAAAAAGAGGGTCAAAAGGAGGCGTTAAAGTAA
- a CDS encoding zinc ribbon domain-containing protein, producing MKCPFCDKELIDNSKHCISCGKTLFKKCAVCKKTISTEDKICEFCRTDISLYEKEIRFLAEAKEFEQKYQYEKAKAKYEAIESLHLVKEAGEKLKRIDSIIGRISFLKEESKKLFESEHLLRAHKAFVELHSLLPDDSTEKALELIGEKLKARIRSKIALIIVGVVLICGGAWVWHMNSLPVLATKELHSLLNSPNLDVRNSSALILGLRGDKESGSLLKVLSHSENEMKRIYSLAALTHLDDNSALKDLRVTLYNGSTSAKLASAWIFANRGDTTILPYLSYFMDSKDIDLRIGASVLLLNLKYSNGLDLIDSLLKSDSRDSRFKVLYAFNLLGNKEILYNYSTNWLPFVKPLLNDTSENIKVLAASMLRRFSTTLTTKELTVINKILMNNLVQTSQTNINLTYKMPLLSPFYLVRGLATITADEDLTDIEPSVAEIRQRSLLALSKIQLGDKSILPLIKKDLISTEPWNRLYSAIVSLKLGKYRFRTNHVLRSLLKSKQEITRLNTSKLIIEFIKKSR from the coding sequence ATGAAGTGTCCTTTTTGTGATAAGGAGTTAATAGACAATTCAAAGCATTGTATTTCCTGTGGTAAGACTTTATTCAAAAAATGCGCCGTATGCAAAAAAACTATATCTACAGAAGATAAAATTTGTGAGTTCTGCCGCACTGACATTTCTCTATATGAAAAGGAAATCCGTTTTTTAGCAGAAGCAAAAGAGTTTGAGCAAAAGTATCAATACGAAAAAGCAAAAGCCAAATACGAAGCAATTGAGTCTCTGCATCTGGTAAAAGAAGCGGGCGAGAAGTTAAAAAGAATTGATTCAATAATAGGAAGAATCTCTTTTTTAAAAGAAGAGTCGAAGAAGCTTTTTGAGTCAGAGCACTTGTTACGAGCACACAAAGCCTTTGTTGAATTGCATTCGCTTTTACCGGATGACAGCACTGAAAAAGCGTTAGAGTTAATAGGGGAAAAGTTGAAGGCGCGGATTCGCAGTAAAATAGCTTTAATTATTGTAGGGGTTGTTCTTATTTGTGGAGGAGCATGGGTATGGCATATGAACAGTTTGCCGGTTCTTGCCACGAAGGAGTTACATAGTTTATTGAATTCGCCGAATCTGGACGTAAGGAATTCTTCTGCGTTAATACTGGGGTTAAGAGGGGACAAAGAAAGCGGATCTCTTCTTAAAGTTCTTTCTCACAGCGAAAATGAGATGAAGCGGATTTATTCTCTTGCGGCATTAACTCATCTGGATGACAATTCCGCATTAAAAGATTTAAGGGTTACATTGTATAACGGGAGCACATCTGCCAAACTTGCATCTGCGTGGATATTCGCAAACAGGGGGGACACAACTATTCTACCCTATCTCAGTTATTTTATGGATTCAAAAGACATTGATTTACGTATAGGCGCGAGCGTATTATTGCTTAACCTAAAATATTCAAACGGGTTAGATTTAATAGATTCTCTTTTGAAAAGCGATTCCAGGGATTCAAGGTTCAAAGTTTTGTATGCATTCAATTTATTAGGCAATAAGGAAATACTTTACAATTACAGCACCAACTGGCTACCTTTTGTAAAACCACTTCTCAATGACACTTCCGAGAATATAAAAGTTCTTGCGGCATCTATGTTACGAAGGTTCAGTACAACATTAACCACAAAAGAATTAACAGTTATCAACAAAATCCTTATGAATAACCTTGTTCAGACTTCCCAGACAAACATTAACCTTACGTATAAAATGCCTTTATTGAGTCCTTTTTATCTTGTGCGCGGGCTGGCAACAATAACTGCAGATGAAGATCTCACAGATATAGAACCTTCGGTAGCCGAGATAAGGCAAAGAAGTTTATTGGCGCTATCAAAAATCCAGCTTGGAGACAAAAGCATTTTACCCCTAATAAAAAAAGATTTAATATCAACTGAGCCATGGAACCGACTTTACAGTGCAATAGTAAGTTTAAAACTTGGCAAATACAGGTTTAGAACAAATCATGTTTTGCGCAGTCTTCTAAAGTCAAAACAAGAAATAACAAGGCTTAATACATCTAAGCTAATCATTGAATTTATAAAAAAGAGCAGATAA
- the lon gene encoding endopeptidase La: MEKINHRSPPQRDLRQGGMSQLPESVEVLILEDTVIFPTMTMPLVVKDEKTIKLIDHISSTPDKIVGTFTLKAANLDEHNENNFYHIGTAVKILKTLKFPDNTIRVVTQGIERIKLTSVVERTPFMKVAIKGIPDITPTPGVKLEALVRTVSNTFQKIVKLAPYLTDDLEIYVMNTSSPSHLADTIASSLNLNVKERQELLELRDPKARLEALIPILAKEENILTLGEKIRSDVQSKVGKTQREYFLREQLKVIQKELGEKDEHTADLEEIKSKIKTTKFPKEVKEKVEKEINRLSIISPASPEYSVSRTYLDWLIELPWEKETKDELDIKKAQKILDSDHYDLKDVKERIIEYLAVRKLKADSKGPILCFVGPPGVGKTSLGMSIAKALGRKFIRFSLGGVRDEAEIRGHRRTYVSALPGRIIQGIHRCGSNNPVFMLDEIDKVGSDFRGDPTAALLEALDPEQNKTFSDHYLEVPFDLSKVMFITTANIIDPILPALKDRMEILELPGYILEDKVNIAKQFLIPRQIEENGLNSKLIEITDTAVRDLIQNYTREAGVRNLERELAGCMRKVAKEVASGKKGKTILTDKSIPDLIGPHKYFFELKARTGEPGVVTGLAYTADGGTILFIEATKMKGKKEFNLTGRLGDVMKESAQAALSYVRASASKYKISPDFFNDNAFHIHVPEGATPKDGPSAGITLVMALISLLKNKPINPGIAMTGEITLRGKVLPVGGIREKVLAAKRAGIHTIILPKWNRKDVDKFTSDVRKGLRFHFVENIDEVVKIAFGEKQFKVK; this comes from the coding sequence ATGGAAAAAATAAATCACCGCTCACCGCCACAGCGGGATCTGCGACAGGGCGGGATGTCCCAATTACCTGAAAGCGTTGAGGTTTTGATATTGGAAGATACCGTCATTTTCCCTACAATGACAATGCCTCTTGTCGTTAAAGACGAGAAAACCATAAAACTAATAGACCACATATCAAGCACTCCCGACAAAATCGTCGGAACCTTCACCCTTAAAGCGGCAAATTTAGACGAACATAACGAAAATAATTTCTATCACATCGGCACGGCAGTCAAAATCTTAAAGACATTAAAATTCCCGGATAACACCATTCGTGTAGTAACACAAGGTATAGAGCGTATAAAGTTAACCAGTGTCGTAGAACGAACACCGTTTATGAAGGTAGCCATTAAAGGCATTCCCGACATAACACCGACTCCCGGTGTAAAGCTTGAGGCGTTAGTTCGCACGGTTTCAAACACATTCCAGAAAATAGTCAAGCTTGCGCCTTATCTTACGGATGACCTTGAAATATATGTAATGAACACGAGTTCACCGTCCCATCTTGCAGATACGATAGCAAGCAGTTTGAATTTAAACGTAAAAGAAAGGCAGGAACTGCTTGAGCTCCGTGACCCGAAAGCACGGTTGGAAGCTTTGATTCCTATACTTGCAAAAGAAGAAAACATACTAACACTCGGCGAAAAAATACGTTCGGACGTCCAGTCGAAGGTTGGGAAAACTCAGCGGGAGTACTTTTTACGGGAGCAGTTAAAAGTTATACAAAAGGAATTAGGCGAAAAAGACGAACATACTGCCGATTTGGAAGAAATAAAATCAAAAATAAAAACCACGAAGTTCCCGAAAGAGGTAAAAGAAAAAGTAGAAAAAGAAATTAACCGTTTGAGTATAATATCTCCGGCATCGCCCGAATATTCAGTAAGCAGGACTTATCTTGACTGGTTAATCGAGCTGCCGTGGGAAAAAGAAACAAAAGACGAATTAGACATAAAGAAAGCGCAAAAGATTTTAGATTCAGACCATTATGATTTGAAAGACGTAAAAGAACGTATAATTGAGTACCTTGCGGTTCGCAAGCTTAAAGCGGATTCCAAGGGGCCGATTTTGTGTTTTGTGGGGCCACCGGGTGTAGGCAAAACTTCATTAGGGATGTCTATTGCGAAAGCACTGGGGCGGAAGTTCATACGTTTTTCGCTTGGCGGAGTCCGTGATGAGGCTGAAATCAGGGGACATCGCAGGACTTATGTGAGCGCATTACCGGGGAGAATAATTCAGGGGATACACCGATGCGGTTCTAATAACCCTGTTTTTATGCTTGATGAAATTGACAAGGTAGGGTCGGATTTTCGCGGCGACCCGACAGCGGCACTGCTTGAAGCGCTTGACCCGGAGCAGAACAAAACATTTTCAGACCATTATCTTGAAGTTCCGTTTGACCTTTCGAAAGTAATGTTCATTACTACGGCAAACATAATTGACCCGATTTTGCCAGCATTGAAGGACAGGATGGAGATACTGGAGTTGCCGGGTTACATACTTGAGGACAAAGTCAACATAGCAAAACAATTTTTAATTCCGAGGCAGATTGAAGAAAACGGACTTAATTCAAAACTCATAGAAATCACGGATACGGCAGTAAGAGATTTAATCCAGAACTACACTCGTGAAGCGGGAGTGCGAAACCTTGAGCGGGAGCTTGCAGGTTGTATGCGGAAAGTAGCGAAAGAAGTAGCTTCCGGGAAGAAAGGGAAAACGATATTAACGGATAAGAGCATTCCTGATTTGATAGGGCCGCACAAATATTTCTTTGAATTAAAAGCCAGAACCGGCGAACCGGGGGTAGTAACGGGGTTGGCGTATACTGCGGACGGGGGAACGATTTTATTTATTGAAGCAACAAAAATGAAAGGCAAGAAAGAATTTAATTTAACGGGAAGGCTTGGGGACGTGATGAAAGAGTCGGCACAGGCTGCATTATCTTATGTACGGGCATCAGCGTCCAAATATAAGATATCTCCCGATTTTTTCAACGACAACGCTTTTCACATACACGTTCCTGAGGGAGCGACTCCGAAAGACGGGCCTTCAGCGGGGATAACGTTAGTTATGGCGTTAATATCTCTTTTAAAGAACAAACCGATAAATCCCGGCATAGCAATGACAGGCGAAATAACGCTTCGCGGGAAGGTTTTACCTGTAGGCGGGATAAGAGAAAAAGTACTTGCGGCAAAGCGGGCAGGCATTCATACGATAATTTTACCAAAGTGGAATAGAAAAGATGTTGACAAATTTACTTCTGATGTTAGGAAAGGGCTTAGGTTTCATTTTGTAGAAAATATAGATGAAGTTGTAAAGATAGCATTTGGAGAGAAACAGTTTAAGGTTAAGTAG
- a CDS encoding T9SS type A sorting domain-containing protein, whose protein sequence is MYHIRNWILFSLFLPVISSNSFAQYPGWTVYDTSNSDLPNNTVYSITIEGKIKWIGTYHGGLAKFDGTNWTVYNTNNSNLSSNTVGEIAIEDSIKWIATEWGLTKFDGTNWNVYKESNSGLPNDHINSIAIENTVKWMGTFDGLAKFDGTNWNVYNPGNPGLSDNTIWSIAIDDSTKWIGTNGSGLAKFDGNNWTFYDTSNSELPDNWIHAMAMEGITKWIGTVSGGLAKFDGTNWTVFKTSNSGLPHNDVRALAIEGSNIWIGTNGGGLAKFDGTNWTVYDTSNSGLPHNDVRALAIEGNNIWIGTDGGGLALYNTTGVEEQSNLDFGFRNLDLKIGENPFSQSTVITYSVHPNNYYTNTLLTIYDLSGRCVKTLINELKPAGSYSTTLSANDLKTGIYFLTLNTNGTKATKKLILIR, encoded by the coding sequence ATGTATCATATAAGAAATTGGATTTTATTTTCTCTCTTTCTCCCCGTAATCTCCTCTAATTCCTTTGCCCAATACCCCGGCTGGACTGTTTATGACACAAGTAATTCAGATTTGCCGAATAATACTGTTTATTCAATAACCATAGAAGGTAAAATAAAATGGATTGGAACTTATCATGGTGGTTTAGCAAAGTTTGACGGAACGAACTGGACTGTGTATAACACAAATAATTCCAACTTGTCGAGTAATACTGTTGGAGAAATAGCAATAGAAGATAGCATAAAATGGATTGCAACTGAATGGGGCTTAACAAAATTTGACGGCACTAACTGGAATGTTTATAAAGAGAGTAATTCAGGTTTACCTAATGATCATATTAATTCAATAGCAATAGAAAACACTGTAAAATGGATGGGCACTTTCGATGGTTTAGCAAAATTCGACGGCACCAACTGGAATGTATATAATCCGGGCAATCCAGGTTTATCGGATAATACTATTTGGTCAATAGCAATAGACGACAGTACAAAATGGATTGGAACTAATGGTAGTGGTTTAGCAAAATTCGACGGCAACAATTGGACCTTTTATGACACGAGTAATTCAGAATTGCCGGATAATTGGATTCATGCAATGGCAATGGAAGGAATCACAAAATGGATTGGTACGGTCAGTGGCGGGTTGGCTAAATTTGATGGCACTAACTGGACTGTGTTTAAAACCTCCAATTCCGGATTGCCTCATAACGACGTTCGCGCTCTCGCAATAGAAGGAAGTAATATCTGGATTGGGACTAATGGTGGTGGTCTTGCAAAATTTGATGGCACTAACTGGACGGTTTATGACACCTCCAATTCCGGATTGCCTCATAACGATGTTCGCGCTCTCGCAATAGAAGGAAACAATATCTGGATTGGAACTGATGGTGGTGGTCTTGCATTATATAATACCACAGGAGTAGAAGAACAGTCGAATTTGGATTTTGGATTTCGGAATTTGGATTTGAAAATAGGTGAAAACCCCTTCTCTCAATCAACCGTCATCACTTATTCTGTTCATCCTAATAACTATTATACTAATACCCTATTAACTATCTACGACCTTTCCGGTCGTTGCGTAAAAACATTAATAAACGAACTTAAACCCGCCGGCTCTTATTCCACAACCCTATCCGCAAACGACCTGAAAACAGGTATCTACTTTCTAACCCTAAATACGAACGGGACAAAAGCTACAAAGAAGTTAATTTTGATTAGATAG
- a CDS encoding T9SS type A sorting domain-containing protein: MKKIWLIILFFCSLRSEAYSGWMQLYGFDWNSFSSVQLTKDGGYIAGGSTNCTGDWSGDPFLVKVNSVGNTLWEKTFIDTFIHYYANKISCVIETSDSNYIVVGFIGSYAWVAKITPLQNTLWSKVFARDTIESYFFSVVETDDKNYLIGGLAGSSHDRYDAWLVKMSSDGDTLWTKKFGQTGIDENIFNISKTMDGNYVLAGATQEFSPPYYCYVWLYKVNSSGDSIWRKDYKDSLYYREICSVIPTVNGGYLFTGRITPNGEGQNTKGWFVKTGATGEIIWTKTLGDSFSNMFCSARQTYDKGYILTGHTYSYGAGYADIWLVKTDSLGDTTWMRTFGDSTTCEGANDVQLTTDGGYILCGDYWERCAVLIKTDSLGNVAVEESSSPKSNPPSTTLRVNQNPFSQSTLISYSVPPNNYYTNTLLTIYDLSGRCAKTLINEQKPAGSYSITLSANDLKTGVYFVKLKTGNYNITKKLILMK, encoded by the coding sequence ATGAAAAAGATATGGCTAATAATCTTGTTCTTTTGCTCTCTTCGTTCTGAGGCATACTCAGGATGGATGCAATTATATGGGTTCGATTGGAATAGTTTTTCCTCCGTTCAACTTACAAAAGATGGGGGATATATTGCAGGGGGAAGTACAAATTGTACCGGGGATTGGAGCGGAGACCCATTTTTAGTTAAAGTAAACTCTGTGGGGAATACTCTATGGGAAAAGACTTTTATAGATACATTTATACATTATTATGCTAATAAAATTAGTTGTGTTATAGAAACTTCTGATAGCAATTATATAGTTGTAGGTTTTATAGGAAGTTATGCATGGGTTGCTAAAATTACTCCCCTACAAAACACCTTGTGGAGTAAGGTATTTGCGCGTGATACAATAGAAAGTTATTTTTTCTCAGTAGTCGAAACGGATGATAAAAACTATCTTATTGGTGGATTAGCGGGGAGCAGTCATGACCGTTATGATGCATGGCTTGTTAAAATGTCTTCGGATGGCGATACTTTATGGACTAAAAAATTTGGTCAAACAGGAATTGACGAAAACATTTTTAATATTTCTAAAACTATGGATGGAAATTATGTTCTTGCAGGAGCAACCCAAGAGTTTTCCCCTCCTTATTATTGTTACGTTTGGCTTTATAAAGTAAATAGCTCCGGCGATAGTATATGGAGAAAAGACTATAAAGATAGTTTGTATTATCGAGAAATATGTTCAGTGATTCCTACTGTGAATGGAGGATATCTGTTTACGGGACGAATAACTCCTAATGGAGAAGGTCAAAATACGAAAGGATGGTTCGTTAAAACAGGCGCAACAGGTGAAATTATCTGGACAAAAACTCTGGGGGATTCTTTTTCCAATATGTTTTGTTCGGCAAGACAGACATACGATAAAGGATATATCTTAACGGGACATACTTATTCGTATGGAGCAGGGTATGCTGATATTTGGCTTGTTAAGACAGACAGTCTGGGAGATACTACATGGATGAGAACTTTTGGAGATAGCACTACATGCGAAGGGGCAAATGATGTGCAGCTTACAACAGACGGTGGGTATATCTTATGTGGTGATTATTGGGAGCGGTGCGCTGTCCTTATCAAAACTGATTCTCTTGGAAATGTTGCCGTTGAAGAATCTTCCTCTCCAAAATCCAATCCCCCTTCGACTACGCTTAGGGTAAACCAAAACCCATTCTCTCAATCAACACTTATCAGTTATTCTGTCCCTCCTAATAACTATTATACTAATACCCTATTAACTATCTACGACCTCTCCGGACGTTGCGCAAAGACTCTAATAAATGAACAAAAACCCGCCGGATCTTATTCCATAACCCTATCCGCTAACGACCTGAAAACAGGTGTCTATTTTGTGAAGCTGAAAACAGGCAACTATAATATAACAAAGAAGTTAATTCTAATGAAATAA